One part of the Azospirillum sp. B510 genome encodes these proteins:
- a CDS encoding DUF1624 domain-containing protein, producing MTCLIEKAGRRPAIDVARGLALVAMAAYHASWDATYFGFADFDLLGDPLWLAARTAILSSFLLLAGIGLVLAARDGLDPGRFLRRLGRVMAGAAAVSAVSYALFPDSPIFFGVLHHIAVASVIGLAFIRLPAPLTLAVAAAAALAGTTQSFPLFDSPWLRWIGLTSVAPNSNDFVPLLPWIGGILAGIGIGRLWPGMGDGIAVTGGAGRLLALAGRHSLAVYLLHQPLLFGIAWAAAQVMPVETPAIRDYQAACVAGCERAGVASATCAANCRCVRSELVRNGAWDSVIASRLANRLANRLDERGQRGLEAAVAACNKP from the coding sequence ATGACCTGCTTAATCGAAAAAGCAGGCCGCCGCCCGGCGATCGACGTGGCGCGTGGGCTGGCGCTGGTCGCGATGGCGGCTTACCACGCCAGTTGGGACGCCACCTATTTTGGCTTCGCCGACTTCGACCTGCTGGGCGACCCGCTGTGGCTGGCCGCCCGCACGGCGATCCTGTCGAGCTTCCTGCTGCTGGCCGGCATCGGGCTGGTGCTGGCGGCCCGCGACGGACTCGATCCGGGCCGCTTCCTGCGCCGGCTGGGCCGGGTGATGGCGGGGGCCGCGGCGGTGTCGGCGGTCTCCTACGCCCTGTTTCCCGACAGTCCGATCTTCTTCGGCGTGCTGCACCACATCGCGGTGGCGAGCGTCATCGGCCTCGCCTTCATCCGTTTGCCGGCCCCGCTGACGCTGGCGGTCGCGGCGGCGGCGGCGCTGGCCGGCACGACACAGTCCTTCCCGCTGTTCGACAGCCCATGGCTGCGCTGGATCGGGCTGACCAGCGTGGCGCCGAACTCCAATGATTTCGTCCCGCTGCTGCCCTGGATCGGCGGCATTCTCGCCGGGATCGGGATCGGCCGGCTGTGGCCGGGGATGGGCGACGGCATCGCGGTGACCGGCGGGGCCGGGCGCCTGCTGGCCCTGGCCGGACGGCACAGCCTTGCGGTTTACCTGCTGCATCAGCCGCTGCTGTTCGGCATCGCCTGGGCGGCGGCGCAGGTGATGCCGGTGGAGACGCCGGCCATTCGCGACTATCAGGCGGCCTGCGTTGCCGGCTGCGAACGTGCCGGCGTGGCGTCGGCGACCTGTGCCGCCAATTGCCGCTGCGTGCGGTCGGAGCTGGTGCGGAACGGCGCGTGGGACAGCGTCATCGCCAGCCGCCTGGCCAATCGCCTGGCCAATCGCCTGGATGAACGGGGCCAGCGCGGGCTGGAAGCGGCGGTCGCGGCTTGCAACAAGCCGTGA
- the dnaE gene encoding DNA polymerase III subunit alpha has product MPHADFIHLRVHSAYSLSEGAIKVKELVKLCLKQQMPAVAVTDTGNLFGALEFALAASDAGVQPIIGTVLGITRVGPAQTKPGLPGKAAATPDQLVLLCQNEEGYRNLAALVSKAFLESDPLAGPQVALDALEGHSGGLIALTGGPAGSVGRLLHEGQKDLALDVLERLKRLFPGRLYVELQRHEGGRGQFAAVENAIEPALIDLAYAHGLPLVATNDCYFATEDMYEAHDALLCIAEGAYLSQDDRRRLTPDHRFKSAEEMRRLFADLPEAVDNTVAIARRCSYLLKPIKPILPPFACEGGRTEDDELRAQSRAGLEMRLEKVVFTPEMTPEQREETRKTYFERLEFELDVIVKMKFPGYFLIVSDFIKWAKNEDIPVGPGRGSGAGSVVAWALTITDLDPLRFGLLFERFLNPERVSMPDFDIDFCQDRREEVIRYVQKKYGYDRVAQIITFGKLQARAVLRDVGRVLQMPYGQVDKICKMVPNNPANPVTLQQALDSEEMLRQARDSDDTVRHLVDIALKLEGLYRHASTHAAGVVIGDRPLQELVPLYRDPRSDMPVTQFNMKYVEQAGLVKFDFLGLKTLTVLKTAVDLIPEKPDLTTVPLDDEKSYQLLSRAEATGVFQLESSGMRDVLRRLKPNRLEDIIALVSLYRPGPMDNIPKYIRVKNGEEKADYMHDSLEGILKETFGIMIYQEQVMQIAQVLSGYSLGGADLLRRAMGKKIKEEMDNQRKIFCDGAEARGVKADLASMIFDQVMKFAGYGFNKSHAAAYALVAYHTAYLKANHPVEFMAASMTLDLGNTDKLNVFRQELARLRVKLLTPDINKSDSIFGVEQLADGSKAVRYALAAVKGVGLPAMKAVVEERRRNGPFRSLFDFARRLDLKTINKRQLENLACAGAFDGLNPNRAQVHAALETIIRYAQAEAAERDSGIGNLFGGGFGGGGGGLPEPEMPKVKDWEPLEKLKHEFGAIGFYLSAHPLDAYSGPLGRMKVVRSAELQTAIAKGGSTRYKMAGIIVSKKEKTAKSGNRFAFVELSDATGGYEVTLFSEVLAANRDLLEPGRPVLMTVDAQLNGEEVRLTCQEIKPLEEAVASVSAGLRVVLRDPSPIEHLRATLDRLSRGKSRINVLVEVDPLKEIEIELPGSYTITAQSRSALKAVPGVVEVAEL; this is encoded by the coding sequence ATGCCCCACGCCGACTTCATCCATCTGCGCGTCCATTCCGCCTATTCGCTGTCGGAAGGCGCGATAAAGGTGAAGGAGCTGGTCAAGCTCTGCCTGAAGCAGCAGATGCCGGCCGTCGCCGTCACCGACACCGGCAACCTGTTCGGCGCGCTGGAATTCGCCCTGGCGGCGTCGGATGCCGGCGTGCAGCCGATCATCGGCACCGTGCTGGGCATCACCCGCGTCGGCCCGGCCCAGACGAAACCGGGGCTGCCCGGCAAGGCGGCGGCCACCCCCGACCAGCTCGTCCTGCTCTGCCAGAACGAGGAGGGCTACCGCAACCTCGCGGCGCTGGTGTCCAAGGCCTTCCTCGAATCGGACCCGCTCGCCGGGCCGCAGGTGGCGCTCGACGCGCTGGAGGGTCATTCCGGCGGGCTGATCGCGCTGACCGGCGGTCCCGCCGGTTCGGTCGGCCGGCTGCTGCACGAGGGGCAGAAGGATCTGGCGCTCGACGTTCTGGAGCGGCTGAAACGCCTCTTCCCCGGCCGCCTCTATGTCGAATTGCAGCGGCACGAGGGCGGGCGCGGCCAGTTCGCCGCGGTGGAGAACGCCATAGAGCCGGCGCTGATCGACCTCGCCTATGCCCATGGCCTGCCACTGGTCGCCACCAACGACTGTTACTTCGCCACCGAGGACATGTACGAGGCGCATGACGCGCTGCTCTGCATCGCCGAGGGCGCCTATCTCAGCCAGGACGACCGCCGCCGCCTGACCCCCGACCACCGTTTCAAGTCGGCCGAGGAGATGCGGCGGCTGTTCGCCGATCTGCCGGAGGCGGTGGACAACACCGTCGCCATCGCCCGGCGCTGCTCCTACCTGCTGAAACCGATCAAGCCGATCCTGCCGCCTTTCGCCTGCGAAGGCGGCCGCACCGAGGATGACGAGCTGCGCGCCCAGTCGCGCGCCGGCCTGGAGATGCGGCTGGAGAAGGTCGTCTTCACCCCCGAGATGACGCCGGAACAGCGGGAGGAGACGCGCAAGACCTATTTCGAGCGGCTGGAGTTCGAGCTGGACGTCATCGTCAAGATGAAGTTCCCCGGCTATTTCCTGATCGTGTCGGACTTCATCAAGTGGGCGAAGAACGAGGACATTCCCGTCGGGCCGGGCCGCGGTTCGGGTGCGGGTTCCGTCGTCGCCTGGGCGCTGACCATCACCGATCTCGACCCGCTGCGCTTCGGCCTGCTGTTCGAGCGCTTCCTGAATCCCGAACGCGTGTCAATGCCCGACTTCGACATCGACTTCTGCCAGGACCGCCGCGAAGAGGTCATCCGCTACGTCCAGAAGAAATACGGCTACGACCGCGTCGCCCAGATCATCACCTTCGGCAAGCTCCAGGCGCGCGCCGTGCTGCGCGATGTCGGCCGCGTGTTGCAGATGCCCTACGGTCAGGTCGACAAGATCTGCAAGATGGTGCCGAACAACCCGGCCAACCCGGTGACGCTCCAGCAGGCGCTCGACAGCGAGGAGATGCTGCGCCAGGCCCGCGACAGCGACGACACCGTCCGCCATCTGGTCGACATCGCGCTGAAGCTGGAAGGCCTCTACCGCCACGCCTCGACCCACGCCGCCGGCGTGGTGATCGGCGACCGGCCCTTGCAGGAGCTGGTTCCGCTCTATCGCGACCCGCGCTCCGACATGCCGGTCACCCAGTTCAACATGAAATATGTCGAACAGGCCGGTCTGGTGAAGTTCGACTTCCTGGGATTGAAGACGCTGACCGTGCTGAAGACGGCGGTCGACCTGATCCCCGAGAAGCCGGACCTGACCACCGTCCCGCTCGACGACGAGAAGAGCTACCAGCTGCTCAGCCGGGCCGAGGCGACCGGCGTGTTCCAGCTTGAAAGCTCGGGCATGCGCGACGTGCTGCGCCGGCTCAAGCCGAACCGGCTGGAGGACATCATCGCGCTGGTGTCGCTCTACCGTCCCGGCCCGATGGACAACATCCCGAAATACATCCGGGTGAAGAACGGCGAGGAAAAAGCCGACTACATGCATGACAGCCTGGAAGGCATCCTGAAGGAGACCTTCGGGATCATGATCTACCAGGAACAGGTCATGCAGATCGCCCAGGTGCTGTCCGGCTATTCGCTGGGCGGCGCCGATCTTCTGCGCCGCGCCATGGGCAAGAAGATCAAGGAGGAGATGGACAACCAGCGCAAGATCTTCTGCGACGGCGCCGAGGCGCGCGGCGTCAAGGCCGATCTGGCCAGCATGATCTTCGACCAGGTGATGAAGTTCGCCGGCTACGGCTTCAACAAATCCCACGCCGCCGCCTACGCCCTGGTCGCCTACCACACCGCCTATCTCAAGGCCAACCACCCGGTGGAGTTCATGGCGGCGTCGATGACGCTCGACCTCGGCAACACCGACAAGCTGAACGTCTTCCGCCAGGAGCTGGCCCGCCTGCGGGTCAAGCTGCTGACCCCGGACATCAACAAGTCCGACTCCATCTTCGGGGTGGAGCAGCTGGCCGACGGGAGCAAGGCGGTGCGCTACGCGCTGGCCGCCGTCAAGGGCGTCGGCCTGCCCGCGATGAAGGCGGTGGTGGAGGAGCGGCGCAGGAACGGCCCGTTCAGGAGCCTGTTCGACTTCGCCCGCCGGCTCGACCTGAAGACCATCAACAAGCGCCAGCTCGAGAATCTCGCCTGCGCCGGCGCCTTCGACGGGCTGAACCCCAACCGCGCCCAGGTCCATGCCGCGCTGGAGACCATCATCCGCTACGCCCAGGCCGAGGCGGCGGAGCGCGACAGCGGCATCGGCAATCTCTTCGGCGGCGGCTTTGGAGGAGGGGGCGGCGGCCTGCCCGAACCGGAGATGCCCAAGGTCAAGGATTGGGAACCGCTGGAGAAGCTGAAGCACGAGTTCGGCGCCATCGGCTTCTACCTGTCGGCCCACCCGCTCGACGCCTATTCCGGCCCGCTCGGCCGGATGAAGGTGGTGCGCTCGGCGGAGCTTCAGACCGCCATCGCGAAGGGCGGCTCCACCCGCTACAAGATGGCCGGCATCATCGTGTCGAAGAAGGAGAAGACCGCCAAGTCGGGCAACCGCTTCGCCTTCGTCGAGCTGTCGGACGCCACCGGCGGCTATGAAGTGACGCTGTTCTCCGAGGTGCTGGCCGCCAACCGCGACCTGCTGGAACCCGGCCGGCCGGTGCTGATGACGGTGGACGCCCAGCTGAACGGCGAGGAGGTCCGGCTGACCTGCCAGGAGATCAAGCCGCTGGAGGAGGCCGTCGCCTCGGTCAGCGCCGGGTTGCGCGTGGTCCTGCGCGACCCCTCCCCGATCGAGCATCTGCGCGCCACGCTCGACCGGCTGTCGCGCGGCAAGAGCCGCATCAATGTGCTGGTCGAGGTCGATCCGCTGAAGGAGATCGAGATCGAGCTGCCCGGCAGCTACACCATCACCGCGCAGAGCCGCTCGGCCCTGAAGGCGGTGCCGGGCGTGGTGGAGGTGGCGGAGCTGTGA
- a CDS encoding nuclear transport factor 2 family protein, which yields MAAVLAPLAVTRPAMAQEAVAAASDAEALFTSPDPALNANKQVVYAIIRDLLEAGHWDKADRYLSEEYVQHNPNAASGRAAVVAFFTKVLQVKPQPIPARLKTKIVSVTAEGDLVIVAYPRQVKDPKHPAGGYSTTWFDMWRIRDGKAVEHWDPALVGEVPDLR from the coding sequence ATGGCCGCCGTCCTGGCCCCGCTGGCGGTGACCCGGCCGGCGATGGCCCAGGAGGCGGTTGCGGCCGCGAGCGACGCCGAGGCGCTGTTCACCAGCCCCGACCCGGCGCTGAACGCCAACAAGCAGGTGGTCTACGCCATCATCCGCGATCTGCTGGAGGCGGGCCATTGGGACAAGGCCGACCGCTATCTCAGCGAGGAATATGTCCAGCACAATCCCAATGCCGCCAGCGGCCGGGCCGCCGTGGTGGCGTTCTTCACCAAGGTGCTTCAGGTCAAGCCGCAGCCGATTCCCGCCAGGCTGAAGACGAAAATCGTCAGCGTCACCGCCGAGGGTGATCTGGTCATCGTCGCCTATCCCCGTCAGGTCAAGGACCCCAAGCATCCGGCCGGCGGCTACAGCACCACCTGGTTCGACATGTGGCGCATCCGCGACGGCAAGGCGGTCGAGCATTGGGATCCGGCCCTGGTCGGCGAGGTGCCGGATCTGCGATAG
- a CDS encoding EamA family transporter, with amino-acid sequence MRASHILLAVAVAAVWGLNFVAIKVGLRDFPPLLFSCLRFALAALPLALLGWGKGPPVPWRYVIGIGVTLGVVKFPLLFLGMDAGMPAGLASLVLQAQAFFTAIFAAFALGDRPGPRQLGGMAVAFAGVGLIALEMPAGDSLLGLGLTMAAAAAWGVSNIVMKQARAPDLFSLMVWVSLIPPLPLLAMSLALEGPERIVHAVTTLTAVGVGSLLYIAVAATLFGFGAWGFLMRHYPASLVAPFSLLVPIFGMSSSALLLGETFTTAKLAGGLLVFAGLALSVLRLPAPRRAGA; translated from the coding sequence ATGCGCGCTTCCCACATCCTGCTGGCCGTGGCGGTCGCCGCCGTCTGGGGCCTGAATTTCGTCGCGATCAAGGTCGGATTGCGCGATTTCCCGCCGCTGCTCTTCTCCTGCCTGCGCTTCGCGCTGGCGGCGCTGCCGCTGGCGCTGCTGGGCTGGGGCAAGGGGCCGCCGGTGCCCTGGCGTTACGTCATCGGCATCGGCGTGACGCTGGGGGTGGTGAAGTTTCCGCTGTTGTTCCTCGGCATGGATGCCGGCATGCCGGCGGGGCTCGCCTCGCTGGTTCTTCAGGCGCAGGCCTTCTTCACCGCCATCTTCGCCGCCTTCGCCCTGGGCGACCGGCCGGGGCCGCGTCAACTCGGCGGCATGGCCGTCGCCTTCGCCGGCGTCGGGCTGATCGCGCTGGAGATGCCGGCCGGCGATTCGCTGCTCGGCCTGGGGCTGACGATGGCGGCGGCGGCGGCCTGGGGCGTGTCGAACATCGTGATGAAGCAGGCCAGGGCCCCCGACCTGTTCAGCCTGATGGTCTGGGTCAGCCTGATCCCGCCGCTGCCGCTGCTGGCGATGTCGCTGGCGCTGGAGGGGCCGGAGCGCATCGTCCATGCCGTCACCACGCTGACGGCGGTCGGGGTCGGCTCGCTGCTCTACATCGCGGTGGCGGCGACGCTGTTCGGCTTCGGCGCCTGGGGCTTCCTGATGCGGCATTATCCGGCCAGCCTGGTCGCCCCCTTCTCGCTGCTGGTGCCGATCTTCGGCATGAGCTCCAGCGCGCTGCTGCTGGGCGAGACCTTCACCACGGCGAAGCTTGCCGGCGGGCTGCTGGTCTTCGCCGGGCTCGCCCTGTCGGTGCTGAGGCTGCCGGCGCCGCGGCGGGCGGGGGCCTGA
- a CDS encoding YgaP family membrane protein — translation MNAQSTIRDAYDSVFGDQPNMGMGERIVSTGLGLAVAAGGLRKGASLPGAIMGLVGAALVARGMSGHCPVKERLFGHRQDRLGYGGTHDESRQAGQPRMAETY, via the coding sequence ATGAACGCCCAATCCACCATCCGCGACGCCTATGACAGCGTGTTCGGCGATCAACCCAACATGGGCATGGGCGAGCGCATCGTCTCGACCGGCCTCGGCCTCGCCGTCGCGGCCGGCGGCCTCCGAAAGGGCGCGAGCCTTCCCGGCGCCATCATGGGGCTGGTCGGCGCCGCCCTGGTCGCCCGTGGCATGAGCGGCCATTGCCCGGTCAAGGAACGCCTGTTCGGCCACCGACAGGACCGGCTGGGATATGGCGGAACCCATGACGAGTCGCGGCAGGCCGGTCAGCCGCGCATGGCGGAGACCTATTGA
- the ggt gene encoding gamma-glutamyltransferase, whose amino-acid sequence MWFSAFRLRSSVVAAMALCAGLPAVAPMPSLAQTAAPAASSAAPAPVRYDIGYSIFQPVRARNGMVASEHRLATEIGIDVLKRGGNAVDAAVAVGFALAVVLPNAGNVGGGGFMIVHEAKSGRDVAIDFREMAPAKAFRDMYLDQQGRVVPERSLYTHLAVGIPGTVAGLAHALEKYGTMTLAEVMAPAIRLAREGYAVTPQLAGLLEVERDHLAKWEATRAIFFKGDRPLTVGETLVNADLANSLEMIARQGPKAFYEGAIADGIAAEMERHGGAITKDDLKAYRVVEREPVSGSYRGYTVKSMPPPSSGGTHIIQMLNILERWPLTEYGPDSARSIHLMAEAMKLAYADRSEYLGDPDFTKVPVKGLTSRAYADELAAKIDPEKATPAGTIKPGRPAPHESDQTTHFSVADSQGNVVSTTYTLNLNFGSGIVAAGTGILLNDEMDDFSAKPGVPNAFGLVGGEANAIQPYKRPLSSMSPTIVLKDGKPWLVTGSPGGSRIITTTLETVVDHIDFGMNPAEAAALPRVHHQWTPDELRLEKGLSGDTVRLLERMGHKVAVKPTMGRTQTIQLGEDGLSGFSDPRNPDGLTLGY is encoded by the coding sequence ATGTGGTTTTCCGCTTTCCGATTACGGTCGTCCGTCGTGGCGGCGATGGCGCTCTGCGCCGGCCTGCCGGCGGTGGCGCCGATGCCGTCGCTCGCCCAGACGGCCGCTCCCGCCGCTTCCTCAGCCGCCCCGGCTCCGGTCCGCTACGACATCGGCTACAGCATCTTCCAGCCGGTCCGTGCCCGGAACGGGATGGTGGCGTCCGAGCACCGGCTGGCGACCGAGATCGGCATCGATGTCCTCAAGCGCGGCGGCAACGCGGTGGACGCGGCGGTCGCCGTCGGCTTCGCCCTGGCGGTGGTGCTGCCGAACGCCGGCAATGTCGGCGGAGGCGGCTTCATGATCGTCCATGAGGCGAAGAGTGGCCGCGACGTCGCCATCGATTTCCGCGAGATGGCCCCGGCCAAGGCCTTCCGCGACATGTATCTGGACCAGCAGGGCAGGGTCGTGCCCGAGCGCTCGCTCTACACCCATCTGGCGGTCGGCATTCCCGGCACCGTCGCCGGACTGGCCCATGCGCTGGAGAAATACGGGACGATGACGCTGGCCGAGGTGATGGCCCCGGCGATCAGGCTGGCGCGGGAGGGCTATGCCGTCACCCCGCAGCTGGCCGGGCTGCTGGAGGTCGAACGCGATCATCTGGCCAAATGGGAAGCCACCCGCGCCATCTTCTTCAAGGGCGACCGCCCGCTGACCGTCGGGGAGACTCTGGTCAATGCCGACCTCGCCAACTCGCTGGAGATGATCGCCCGGCAAGGGCCGAAGGCCTTCTACGAAGGGGCCATCGCCGACGGGATCGCGGCGGAGATGGAACGGCATGGCGGCGCCATCACCAAGGACGACCTGAAGGCCTACAGGGTGGTGGAGCGCGAGCCGGTCAGCGGCAGCTACCGCGGCTATACGGTCAAGTCGATGCCGCCGCCCAGCTCCGGCGGGACGCACATCATCCAGATGCTGAACATCCTGGAGCGCTGGCCGCTGACGGAGTACGGCCCCGACAGCGCCAGGTCGATCCACCTGATGGCGGAGGCGATGAAGCTCGCCTATGCCGACCGCTCCGAATATCTGGGCGATCCCGATTTCACCAAGGTGCCGGTGAAGGGGCTGACCTCGCGCGCCTATGCCGACGAGCTGGCGGCGAAGATCGATCCGGAGAAGGCGACCCCGGCCGGCACGATCAAGCCGGGCCGGCCGGCCCCCCACGAGAGCGACCAGACCACCCATTTCTCGGTGGCGGACAGCCAGGGCAACGTCGTCAGCACCACCTATACGCTGAACCTCAATTTCGGCAGCGGCATCGTCGCCGCGGGCACCGGAATCCTGCTGAACGACGAGATGGACGATTTCTCGGCCAAGCCCGGCGTGCCCAACGCCTTCGGGCTGGTCGGCGGCGAGGCCAACGCCATCCAGCCCTACAAGCGGCCGCTCAGCTCGATGTCGCCGACCATCGTGCTGAAGGACGGCAAGCCCTGGCTGGTCACCGGCAGCCCCGGCGGCAGCCGCATCATCACCACCACCCTGGAGACGGTGGTCGACCATATCGACTTCGGCATGAACCCGGCCGAGGCCGCCGCCCTGCCGCGCGTCCATCATCAATGGACACCCGACGAGCTGCGGTTGGAGAAGGGGCTGAGCGGCGACACCGTCCGGCTCCTGGAGCGGATGGGCCACAAGGTCGCGGTGAAGCCGACGATGGGCCGCACCCAGACCATCCAGCTGGGCGAGGACGGGCTGTCCGGCTTCTCCGACCCGCGCAACCCCGACGGACTGACGCTGGGTTATTGA
- a CDS encoding HD domain-containing phosphohydrolase, with the protein MNILIIDDDRTNLLIMAAIVRRLADAKTVTMENPLDAIEWLRRNEPDLILLDQMMPDMDGMDLLRHIRKDQRLDSVPVVMITANTAVDIRVRALDEGCNDFLTKPVIVPEVQARLRNLLALRQSRALLRDRAALLAAEVERVTAALQRQGEELVHRLSRAAECRDPETGAHIERMALYSKIIAEAAGCGDAYAQELMKAAPMHDIGKIGIPDMILLKPARLSPEELTVMRQHAVIGHRILADSDIPLLRLAAEIALSHHEKFDGSGYPDGLAGSAIPLSGRIVAIADVFDALTSARPYKRSWTLEEARAFMEQNRGLHFDPALLDAFLSRWDEVCRIQVENADELPRLAPEDT; encoded by the coding sequence ATGAACATCCTGATCATCGACGACGACCGCACCAACCTGCTGATCATGGCCGCCATCGTACGCCGCTTGGCCGATGCCAAAACGGTCACCATGGAAAACCCGCTCGACGCCATCGAATGGCTGCGCCGGAACGAGCCGGACCTGATCCTGCTGGACCAGATGATGCCGGACATGGACGGCATGGATCTGCTGCGCCATATCCGCAAGGACCAGCGGCTGGACAGCGTCCCGGTGGTCATGATCACCGCGAACACGGCGGTCGATATCCGGGTGCGGGCGCTGGACGAGGGGTGCAACGATTTCCTGACCAAGCCGGTCATCGTGCCGGAGGTCCAGGCCCGCCTGCGCAACCTGCTCGCCCTGCGCCAGAGCCGGGCCCTGCTGCGCGACCGCGCCGCCCTGCTGGCCGCCGAGGTGGAGCGGGTGACCGCCGCCCTCCAGCGCCAGGGGGAGGAACTGGTCCACCGGCTGTCACGCGCCGCCGAATGCCGCGACCCCGAGACCGGCGCCCACATCGAGCGGATGGCCCTCTATTCGAAGATCATCGCCGAGGCCGCCGGCTGCGGCGACGCCTATGCCCAGGAGCTGATGAAAGCGGCGCCGATGCATGACATCGGCAAGATCGGCATTCCCGACATGATCCTGCTGAAACCGGCACGGCTGTCGCCGGAGGAGCTGACGGTGATGCGCCAGCATGCCGTCATCGGCCACCGCATCCTGGCCGACAGCGACATCCCGCTTCTGCGGCTGGCGGCGGAAATCGCGCTCAGCCACCATGAGAAGTTCGACGGCAGCGGCTATCCGGATGGTCTGGCCGGTTCGGCCATTCCGCTGTCCGGCCGCATCGTCGCCATCGCCGACGTGTTCGACGCCCTGACCTCCGCCCGTCCCTACAAACGCTCTTGGACGCTGGAGGAGGCGCGGGCCTTCATGGAGCAGAACCGCGGCCTGCATTTCGACCCCGCCCTGCTCGACGCCTTTCTGTCACGCTGGGACGAGGTGTGCCGGATCCAGGTCGAGAACGCCGACGAGTTGCCGAGGCTGGCGCCGGAAGACACGTAA
- a CDS encoding response regulator, translating to MEMTLYELRARTASPPSPAADPVAGPVAAPASAPASAGCILLVDDDPDFRGMVRIAFQRAGYDVREAENGHAALTILADHRVDLVVTDIIMPEADGYEVILGLKEHPSRPPLIAVTGGSLRLRMELPGMARLLGADAAFEKPLDLKELMAEAGRLIAARRADAAT from the coding sequence ATGGAAATGACCCTTTACGAGCTGCGGGCGCGAACCGCCTCCCCCCCCTCACCGGCCGCTGACCCCGTGGCGGGCCCTGTGGCGGCCCCCGCGTCCGCCCCCGCCTCCGCCGGCTGCATCCTGCTGGTCGACGACGACCCCGACTTTCGCGGCATGGTGCGCATCGCCTTCCAGCGCGCGGGTTACGACGTGCGGGAGGCGGAGAACGGCCACGCCGCGCTGACCATCCTGGCCGACCACCGGGTCGACCTGGTCGTGACCGACATCATCATGCCGGAAGCCGATGGGTACGAGGTGATCCTGGGGTTGAAGGAACACCCGTCGCGCCCGCCATTGATCGCCGTGACCGGCGGCAGCCTGCGCCTGCGGATGGAACTGCCGGGGATGGCCAGGCTGCTGGGCGCCGACGCGGCGTTCGAGAAGCCGCTCGACCTGAAGGAGCTGATGGCCGAAGCCGGCCGGCTGATCGCCGCCCGCAGGGCGGATGCGGCGACATGA
- a CDS encoding LuxR C-terminal-related transcriptional regulator — protein sequence MKILVADDHPLFRDALELSVRQAWPDAEISCIGSLLELPAVRDAAEGGATPALRYDLVVLDWRMPGAEGSNPISVLRQTGIQGPVAVVTGAEDSLTALEVLRCGAEAFLPKTTPRRVLAQALRLVAEGGSFVPKDVALDLMHMTEMSLDIDEAEESEAPALEGEGAPASPLTDREQQVLSMLATGATNKEIGRNLSLQEVTVKLHTRRILRKLGARNRTDAVRRAQQAGLLSRSLDEAAP from the coding sequence ATGAAGATCTTGGTGGCGGACGACCATCCCCTGTTCCGGGACGCGTTGGAGCTGTCGGTTCGTCAGGCATGGCCCGATGCGGAGATCAGCTGTATCGGCTCGTTATTGGAGTTGCCGGCGGTTCGGGACGCGGCCGAGGGGGGCGCTACCCCGGCCTTGCGCTATGATCTGGTCGTTCTGGACTGGCGCATGCCCGGCGCGGAGGGAAGCAATCCCATCAGCGTGCTGCGGCAGACCGGGATCCAGGGGCCGGTCGCGGTCGTGACCGGGGCGGAGGATTCGCTCACCGCGCTGGAGGTGCTGCGTTGCGGCGCCGAAGCCTTCCTGCCGAAGACCACGCCGCGCCGTGTGCTGGCCCAGGCCCTGCGTCTGGTGGCGGAAGGAGGCAGCTTCGTGCCCAAAGACGTGGCGCTCGACCTGATGCATATGACCGAGATGTCGCTCGATATCGACGAGGCGGAGGAGAGCGAGGCCCCGGCGCTGGAGGGGGAAGGGGCGCCGGCGTCGCCGCTGACCGACCGCGAGCAACAGGTGTTGTCGATGCTCGCCACCGGCGCGACCAACAAGGAGATCGGCCGGAATCTCAGCCTTCAGGAGGTGACGGTCAAGCTTCACACCCGCCGCATCCTGCGCAAGCTTGGCGCCCGCAACCGCACCGACGCCGTGCGCCGCGCCCAGCAGGCCGGTCTGCTCTCGCGCAGCCTGGACGAAGCCGCTCCCTGA